The genomic region CTTCCGCCGAAAAAAGTCGAAGTTTAAAGGCGGGTTCTGAAAACAACGATCTCTCTTCGATCGAAGATAGAATGATCGTTTATACGGCGGACTTTCAGATCACCGTTAAGGACGTAGAGGAATCGAGAAAGAAAATCAAGACCTTAACCAAGGAATGGAAGGGTTTTGTTACAAAAGACAGTTCCACGGTGTCGATCGTAAGGATTCCGTCCGAAAGTCTTGAAAAATTCATCGTTGCTCTCAGACAAATCGGGGACGTGGAAAACGAAGACATTTCCGGATTGGATATTACGGATTCTTACAAGGACAATCTGATCAAACTGGAAAGTTTTAAAAGAATCAAGACCAAGTATCAGGCCCTCATAGACAAGGCGAATAACGTGCAGGACCTTTTGGCGATCGAAAGGGAATTGGAAAGGGTCAACGTGGAAATCGAAAGATTGGAAGGAAGCAAACGTTCCTCCGAAATGCAGATCAAATATTCCACGGTTTATATAAATCTGAAGCCTAAAAAGATGTTAGGACCTCTGGGTTGGATTTTTTACGGAGTCTATAAAGTGATCGGTTGGCTTTTCGTCTGGGATTAAATCGAATACGTTCGATTGAATCCGATTCGATTTAGTGTTTATAACGTCGTCTGCCTTCGACGAGTCGGACCGAGGTTCTCGACTTGCAATTCTCTTAAAATTTTAAACGAGATCCTTTCGTTTCCATTGTGAAAAAATCAAGATCGGAGGAACCAACAGCTCCGGAGCAAGATAACCAAGCCATAACTCTGCGGGTTCCGGAAGACCGACGATCGAAATCGAAACGAGCCTTCCGATCGCCGCGATCCAAACTCCGATTGCGATCAGATATACGAGAGTTTTTTGAGTTCGAACCGTATAAGCCGCCCAAAAGCAGATCAATCCCATAGAAAAATAAATTCCGGCCATAAATCGATGAACGTTATCAAGACGAGGCGTCGTAGCCGGTTGGCCGAGAACCATTTGTATGGTTCCGCCGAGCAACGCGATGAAGGCAAAGAGGAATAAACAGATTTGAACGACGCGGGTGTTCAGTGGCATAGTAAGATCCGTTCTTTTTAGAATTCGATGATTTTTCAGTTTAAACCGAAGTGTGTCAACGCGAAATCGACCACGATCCATTTTGATCGAACGTCTTATAGAATTCTTTCAACAATGGATGGAGATCGGAAACAGGAAGAAGAACGAGAGAAACGACGATCCGATCGGCTCGAATCGCCTCGAAGATGATTCTCGCTCATTCGATTCTCGCTCATTCGGATCGCATTTGTTTGCGAGTTGATTGAAAATATTCTTTTCCATCTCGCATTCTAAATTCCGGAGGGAATGAGAATCGCTCTCCGATCACGGGACAATGCACGGCACATTCAAAAACGTTAGGATAAAATTTTAGTACCTGGAATTTCCAATACGAATTTGGAACCGAAAACTTTGCCCGGAGTCGTAAATCCCGCTTGGAATTTCCCCTTCTCCACTTTTGCGACGGCAGCGAGTGCGGACTCGATCGTAAATTCGTAACCTTCGGCGCAACGCATACGAATCGAAACCTTTTTCGAACTCGCCTCGGTCCAGGCTTCTCCCCAAAGAAGAACCGAACCTTGTTTTCGTTTTTCTCCGTCGGGTCCGCTTACGGCCAGCTCCACGAGTTTTTGCATTCCTTTGAGAATCAGAGAACTTTTTAAAAAGACGGTCGTCGGTTGCAACAGCCTTAAAATCTTCGCTTGAGAAGCGGGCAAAGATGAGTAAACCGTAATATTCGGAATTCCTGTTGAAATAAAAGCGGTAAAAACGTCTCCCCAAGGAATCGCGAAAAACTCTGCGTAACTTCCGCTGATCTCCACGATCTTTTTCAGACTCAACTGAGGAATCGTTTCGATCTTTCCGTTTCTTCTCACCTTACTTCCGTACGGAAGTTGTGCGAGCGCGCTTTTTAAAGTTCCTCTGGAAATATCCGAAAAACCGGAGAACCCGAGTTCCAGAAAATGCGCCTTGGGAAGTTTTTCCTTCAACATCACGGCGAGACAATCCGTGGGCACGATATCGAAGCCGACGCCGGGAAGAAGCATTACCTTTTTTGCAAGCGCCTTGGAGGACAAAGAATTCAGTTTTTCATAAACCGGAATCTCTCCGGTGATATCCAGATAATGAGTTCCGGATTCTATACAAGCGTTGGCCATGGGAACCGCGGTTTCGATAAACGGACCGGCACAGTGTAAAACCAAAAAACAATCCGCGATTTGATTGCGAACTTCCTCCGGATTCTCCAGAGAAAAAATCCGAAAGGGCAAATTGAGTTCTTCGGCGAGAGGACGAATCTTCGCTTCCGATCTTCCGGCAAGAATCGGTTTTTGTCCCCTTTCGACAGCCTTTCTCGCGATCAGTTCTCCGGTGTAACCGTTTGCTCCGTAAAGAAGCCAGTTCTTTTTCTTAGCTGCCATAAAGACCAGATTTTTCCCAAACGGAAGAATTAGTCAAGTTTTGACGGAAATTTCAAAGTGAAGGAGATTCGATTCGCGAAGAGAATTGACTTCGAAACGTTTTCGCTTTAATTTTTTCGATGTTCTCTTTTTGAATCGTCCGTTAAATCCAATGAATCTCAAACTGGAACCCATCCGAGAATCGCACGCGCCCTCTCTTGCGATCCATGCGAACTCTCCGAACGTATTTGCCGGTTTGAGAGGAAGTTTTCCGTTTCCGTATCAACTTCAAGACGCCCTCGATTATATCCGCGCCTGTTTGAGGGATTCGAGATCCAGAACCTTCGCGATCTTGTTCGAAGAAAACGCGATCGGAATCATCACCTTACTTTTTAAAGAGGACGTGTATCGTTTTAACGGGGAAATCGGTTATTGGATCGGGGAAGAATTCTGGAACCGCGGAATCGTAACGCAAGCGATTCAATCCATTATCAATATTGCATATACCGAACACGGTCTTCACCGGGTTTACGCGGAAGTCTTTTCCAACCGACCCGCTTCGGCGCGGGCCTTGGAAAAAAACGGATTTGTATTGGACGGCACAAACAAGGAAGCGGTCTTTAAAGACGGAGTTTTTTTGGATCAGTGGATCTATTCGAGACTGCGAGACGGCGTTTGAGAATTTTCTCCCCCATTCCTTCGGAAACATACGTCCGTTTTTTAAGAATGAACATCCATTCAAATAGATCCGAATTCTCCCTTAAAAAGAAAACATACGGTTTTGTAATGCGACATCCTACTTTAGGATGAGGAGATTTTTCATAACGTTCGTGATGGAAAAAACCCTTTCGCGAACACCGTTTTTGTTTTTGAATTGACCAAGGAAGAATTGGAAGAATAAACTAAAGTTAGAACTTTTTTGGGCGGCTTTATGGAAATCAATCTTGTCACGATCGCGATTCCGTTCTTCTTTTTGCTGATCTTTTTGGAAATGGGATTTTCCGCGTATCACAAACGTAAACTCTATCGATTGAACGATTCGATCAACGATCTTTCTGCGGGAACCGCGAGCGAAGTGGTGGGTGTTTTTAAGAAAACCGTTACCATGTTCGCTTATATTTTAATCTATGAGAAGTTTCGAATTTTCAATCTCCCTTCTTGGCCGAGCGAAGCTCTTTCCATCGTTCCGGCGGGAACCCTGGGATTAAGTTCTTTAACCTGGGCTTGGATTCTCGTCGTAGGAGTTTGGGTTCTTTGTTTTATCGGTTATGATTTGGCGTATTACTGGAATCATCGTTTGAGTCACGAGATTAATTTTCTTTGGGCGGGTCACGTGGTTCACCATCAAAGCGAAGAATACAATCTCACCGTCGCTCTTCGTCAGGCGAGTTTTCACAGTATTTTCACTTGGGTCTTTTACCTTCCTCTTGCATTGATCGGTTTTTCTCCGATCGTGATGATCTTAAACGGACAACTCAATCTGATCTATCAATTCTGGATTCATACAAAGGCGATCGACAAACTTCCCCGTTGGTTCGAAGCGATCTTCAACACTCCCTCTCACCACAGGGTTCATCACGGAATCAATCCGAAATACATCGATAAGAATCACGGCGGAACCTTGATCGTGTTCGACAAATGGTTCGGAACCTTCGAACCGGAATCCGAAGAACCGGTTTACGGAACCGTAAAACCTCTGCAAAGTTTCAACACGATCTGGGCCAATCTTCACTACTGGTGGGAAATGATCGAACTTGCTTGGCGCTGTCCTCGTTGGTCCGATAAGGTTAAGGTTTTCTTCGCGATGCCGGGCTGGAGACCGGCCGAACTCGGAGGTCAATATCCGATCCCCGAAGTTTCCGCAAAAACATTCAAAAAGTATGATATAGAACTTCCGAAAGGTCTGAGTCTTTATTCGCTGGTTTGGTTCGTCATTACCGTGGCGCTCGCATTCGGTATGCTCGTAAAAGTGAATTCACTTTCCATGTTCAATATCGGAGTGATCAGCGCGGTGACTCTGGTTTCCCTTTTGACGTTGGGCGGAATCCTGGAAAGAAAACGTTGGGCTCTTTTTGCGGAACCGATCCGTATGGCGATTCTCGTAGCGGGCGCGTACGCGCTTTCCGGAGAAGCCAATATCACGTTAGGCACTCTTGCGCTGGGCGCGATTTCCACGGTTTGGTTTTTGTCTTACAGAAATTACTTCGCTTCCGTTCAGGAAATAAATCCGGTTCAGGATATTCTCCGAAGAACCGCTTAAATCCTATGGTGAAACCAAACGTTCGGTTCCACGTATTCTCCTAAGTTTTTTTCCCGGTCGATTTCGACCGGGACCAAACCTCCCGGTATCGCAAACGATCCCGATTCCGGGAATTTCATTCGAGTCCAAGTTTCCCATTCTTCCACGCTTCCGCTCACATACATCGATCGAGGTTCGATCCGGATCTTTTTTCCTCCGGCCTTTTCGTGAACTCGAACCCAAGGATCTTCCGAAAAACCGTCCGGTCTTTTTCGTTCCAAATATTCTTCCATGCTTATAAACGGAAAGTTTTCCTTTTGATTCGGTCGAACACAGGCGAACAAATTAGAAATGTTAAGCGACATCGCGTTTTTTTTCAGTTCGACAAGAATGGAATGGGACAAACCGGTTCCTCTGAATTCTTTTTTGATTTCTATGGACCAGGCGCTCGCCGAATTGCAGACCGTTTTTGTTTTCCGATCTTCTACGCTTTTGAGAATAGCCTCGTCCCAACCCTTAGGCAATCCTTCCCAGGTTCCGTCCCAGTAAAAAGGGAGAATTTTTCCGGTTCCCGCCACCTCGTTTTCCTTCGTGACCGCCAGGCAGTGTAAATTCGAAAATTCTTTTACAATAAAAGCGTAATATTCATTTCCGATCGGATCTTGGTTGAGAAAGGTCGGCCATACGTCGAGTTCGAAATCCGATTCGGAAAAACCGGAGCGTAAGGATTCTTCAAAAGTAATGGTTCGAAACTCCATTCTCCGATTAAAACCGATCATCGAAAAATGTTGAAAGCAAAAAAAAGCCCCCGGATTCTCCGGAGGCTTTTGAAAATCAAAATCAATCTCCGTCTTAAGGAACGGTTGCGAAATTGATCGTAAGCGCGTCGATATACGCTTTTGTCAAAGTATCCCAGCTGGAACCCGCTGGAGTGGTAGTCGCGCTGGATTTTCCCACGGTTCCGACCCGATCATACAACGAATCCACTCTTGTAGATTGAATGAAGTCGGCCGGAATCGCGCTCGCAGCGACTCCTTCCGCGATAAAT from Leptospira kmetyi serovar Malaysia str. Bejo-Iso9 harbors:
- a CDS encoding sterol desaturase family protein, translating into MEINLVTIAIPFFFLLIFLEMGFSAYHKRKLYRLNDSINDLSAGTASEVVGVFKKTVTMFAYILIYEKFRIFNLPSWPSEALSIVPAGTLGLSSLTWAWILVVGVWVLCFIGYDLAYYWNHRLSHEINFLWAGHVVHHQSEEYNLTVALRQASFHSIFTWVFYLPLALIGFSPIVMILNGQLNLIYQFWIHTKAIDKLPRWFEAIFNTPSHHRVHHGINPKYIDKNHGGTLIVFDKWFGTFEPESEEPVYGTVKPLQSFNTIWANLHYWWEMIELAWRCPRWSDKVKVFFAMPGWRPAELGGQYPIPEVSAKTFKKYDIELPKGLSLYSLVWFVITVALAFGMLVKVNSLSMFNIGVISAVTLVSLLTLGGILERKRWALFAEPIRMAILVAGAYALSGEANITLGTLALGAISTVWFLSYRNYFASVQEINPVQDILRRTA
- a CDS encoding saccharopine dehydrogenase family protein; the encoded protein is MAAKKKNWLLYGANGYTGELIARKAVERGQKPILAGRSEAKIRPLAEELNLPFRIFSLENPEEVRNQIADCFLVLHCAGPFIETAVPMANACIESGTHYLDITGEIPVYEKLNSLSSKALAKKVMLLPGVGFDIVPTDCLAVMLKEKLPKAHFLELGFSGFSDISRGTLKSALAQLPYGSKVRRNGKIETIPQLSLKKIVEISGSYAEFFAIPWGDVFTAFISTGIPNITVYSSLPASQAKILRLLQPTTVFLKSSLILKGMQKLVELAVSGPDGEKRKQGSVLLWGEAWTEASSKKVSIRMRCAEGYEFTIESALAAVAKVEKGKFQAGFTTPGKVFGSKFVLEIPGTKILS
- a CDS encoding DUF4349 domain-containing protein, giving the protein MPERSFQLPFKTVSFLFSLLFFFGYCSSAEKSRSLKAGSENNDLSSIEDRMIVYTADFQITVKDVEESRKKIKTLTKEWKGFVTKDSSTVSIVRIPSESLEKFIVALRQIGDVENEDISGLDITDSYKDNLIKLESFKRIKTKYQALIDKANNVQDLLAIERELERVNVEIERLEGSKRSSEMQIKYSTVYINLKPKKMLGPLGWIFYGVYKVIGWLFVWD
- a CDS encoding GNAT family N-acetyltransferase, encoding MNLKLEPIRESHAPSLAIHANSPNVFAGLRGSFPFPYQLQDALDYIRACLRDSRSRTFAILFEENAIGIITLLFKEDVYRFNGEIGYWIGEEFWNRGIVTQAIQSIINIAYTEHGLHRVYAEVFSNRPASARALEKNGFVLDGTNKEAVFKDGVFLDQWIYSRLRDGV
- a CDS encoding DUF4345 family protein, which translates into the protein MPLNTRVVQICLFLFAFIALLGGTIQMVLGQPATTPRLDNVHRFMAGIYFSMGLICFWAAYTVRTQKTLVYLIAIGVWIAAIGRLVSISIVGLPEPAELWLGYLAPELLVPPILIFSQWKRKDLV